The following are encoded in a window of Variovorax paradoxus genomic DNA:
- a CDS encoding TolC family protein yields the protein MSKPVLPGRRARIAPGVLCATLCVSMALPPTAYAQASEPEVPPASLALSRRLSPPSLGAASYAQRVKQALIVLSQEYPEVLTAQAAANTSSFGVDAARMARYPRFKVGTSSGTYSSGARDAKSENYTVLTAEARVSLIDGGAMSAAQRAAEFGNQADDEAVTTTSQKVVLDALTAYLQVQRFDLKKQIARRATEVVAELSKAEARRVALGVSGDNDLNMAASRRALVAARESDFEAQRDEALAKFRNYFKFSPAPESLPVLAAPSHWRIASQEEALRRAEARSTELAEAQGRVARARALVDQTESSLYPTLDAVVVKSKDPRGVSPQDPTRAAFELNWNFGNGFDRQLKLKGALAEVANQEAKMEGVKLNLMELTASSWSRTVAGRERERQLMEAVSTSGQAFRGRRRLMEFGRETLPQVLDAQLDYYTLLFDYIDGVFDLRISELRLARTTGELRVDPLGANNWIDRIFGPPSRNVLTEDGLLGVLCISSNTTCASEPLVDRAPGAAIANPPLRRSTRLGTQ from the coding sequence TGCCCAAGCCTCCGAGCCCGAGGTGCCGCCGGCATCGCTCGCGCTGTCGCGCCGCCTGTCGCCGCCGTCGCTCGGCGCTGCGAGCTACGCGCAGCGCGTGAAGCAGGCGCTCATCGTGCTGTCGCAGGAATACCCCGAGGTGCTGACCGCGCAGGCCGCCGCCAACACCAGCAGCTTCGGCGTCGACGCGGCCCGCATGGCGCGCTACCCGCGCTTCAAGGTCGGCACGTCGTCGGGCACCTACAGCAGCGGCGCCAGGGATGCGAAGAGCGAGAACTACACCGTGCTCACCGCCGAAGCGCGCGTGAGCCTGATCGACGGGGGTGCCATGAGCGCCGCGCAGCGCGCCGCCGAATTCGGCAACCAGGCCGACGACGAAGCCGTCACCACCACTTCGCAGAAAGTGGTGCTCGATGCACTCACCGCCTACCTGCAGGTGCAGCGCTTTGACCTGAAAAAGCAGATTGCACGCCGCGCCACCGAGGTCGTGGCGGAGCTGTCGAAGGCCGAGGCGCGCCGCGTGGCCCTCGGCGTGAGCGGCGACAACGACCTCAACATGGCCGCCTCGCGCCGCGCCCTCGTCGCCGCGCGCGAGTCCGACTTCGAGGCCCAGCGCGACGAGGCGCTGGCCAAGTTCCGCAACTACTTCAAGTTCTCGCCCGCGCCTGAATCGTTGCCCGTGCTCGCTGCGCCATCGCACTGGCGCATCGCCTCGCAGGAAGAAGCGCTGCGCCGCGCCGAAGCGCGCAGCACCGAACTGGCCGAAGCCCAGGGCCGCGTGGCGCGTGCGCGCGCGCTGGTCGACCAGACCGAATCCAGCCTGTACCCCACGCTCGACGCCGTCGTCGTGAAGAGCAAGGACCCGCGCGGCGTGTCGCCGCAAGACCCCACGCGCGCTGCGTTTGAATTGAACTGGAACTTCGGCAACGGCTTCGATCGCCAGCTCAAACTCAAGGGCGCCCTGGCCGAAGTCGCGAACCAGGAAGCCAAGATGGAGGGCGTGAAGCTCAACCTGATGGAGCTCACCGCGTCGTCGTGGTCCCGCACCGTGGCCGGCCGCGAACGCGAGCGCCAGCTGATGGAAGCCGTCAGCACCTCGGGCCAGGCCTTCCGCGGCCGTCGCCGCCTCATGGAGTTCGGCCGCGAGACCCTGCCCCAGGTGCTCGACGCGCAGCTCGACTACTACACCCTGCTGTTCGACTACATCGACGGCGTGTTCGATCTGCGCATTTCGGAACTGCGCCTGGCGCGCACCACCGGCGAACTGCGCGTCGACCCCCTCGGCGCCAACAACTGGATCGACCGCATCTTCGGGCCCCCGAGCCGCAACGTCCTGACCGAGGATGGTTTGCTGGGCGTGCTGTGCATCTCGAGCAATACGACGTGTGCGAGCGAACCGCTGGTTGATCGCGCCCCGGGCGCAGCGATTGCGAACCCGCCGCTGCGCAGGTCGACGCGCCTCGGAACTCAATAG
- a CDS encoding sigma 54-interacting transcriptional regulator produces the protein MSASSNFDELDLFVWEGKADILDRIARCMASFDVEVIRADGLPPPSQDRGVALRPSVAIISVTVIDGGGLPHATELLQGMPVIWVAAASRERDSRTYPPEYLHVLPYDFTCAELRTMVAKLVRQLRARDVAPQAPDMLVAHSDAMKGLLAEVNAFADCNHPVLVRGETGVGKERIAQQLHIGHQQYGKGAFVAVNCGAIPDGLFESLFFGHTKGSFTGAVHAHRGYFEQATGGTLFLDEIGDLPRYQQVKLLRVLEDSAVTRLGATSPIRVDFRLVAATNRNLREMVASGEFRADLFYRLAVIELHVPSLEERGEIDKIAIFKALLTNVLGDELEALGETPHWLSDAVAETYFPGNVRQLRNLAERVGVIARQLHAWDQNLIQRAIALTRGTPAPAALATDRNGNGVALDANGDRKGWNSGERNRIIAALEINDWKRQDTAQHLGISRKVLWEKMRKYQILDGEPGIPETE, from the coding sequence ATGAGCGCCTCCTCCAACTTCGACGAACTCGACCTCTTTGTCTGGGAAGGCAAAGCCGACATCCTCGACCGCATTGCGCGGTGCATGGCGAGCTTCGACGTGGAAGTCATCCGGGCCGATGGCCTGCCGCCGCCTTCGCAGGACCGTGGTGTCGCACTGCGCCCTTCCGTCGCGATCATCAGCGTCACCGTGATCGACGGCGGTGGGTTGCCGCACGCGACCGAGCTGCTGCAAGGCATGCCCGTGATCTGGGTGGCTGCGGCTTCGCGCGAGCGCGATTCGCGCACGTATCCGCCCGAGTACCTGCACGTTCTTCCCTACGACTTCACCTGCGCCGAGCTGCGCACGATGGTGGCCAAGCTTGTGCGCCAGCTGCGCGCGCGCGATGTCGCGCCGCAGGCGCCCGACATGCTGGTGGCGCATTCCGATGCGATGAAGGGACTGCTCGCCGAAGTGAATGCCTTCGCCGACTGCAACCATCCGGTGCTGGTGCGCGGCGAGACCGGGGTCGGCAAGGAACGCATCGCACAACAACTTCACATCGGGCACCAGCAATACGGCAAGGGCGCGTTCGTGGCGGTGAACTGCGGCGCGATTCCCGATGGGTTGTTCGAGTCGCTGTTCTTCGGCCACACAAAAGGTTCGTTCACCGGCGCCGTGCATGCGCACCGCGGGTACTTCGAGCAGGCCACGGGCGGCACGTTGTTCCTCGACGAGATCGGTGACTTGCCGCGCTACCAGCAGGTGAAGTTGCTGCGCGTGCTCGAAGACAGCGCGGTCACGCGGCTGGGCGCGACGTCGCCGATTCGCGTGGACTTCCGGCTCGTGGCGGCGACGAACCGCAACCTGCGCGAGATGGTGGCGAGTGGCGAGTTTCGGGCCGATCTGTTTTACCGGCTCGCGGTCATCGAGCTGCATGTGCCGAGCCTCGAAGAGCGCGGCGAGATCGACAAGATCGCGATCTTCAAGGCGCTGCTGACGAACGTGCTCGGTGACGAGCTCGAAGCCCTGGGCGAAACGCCGCACTGGCTCAGCGATGCGGTGGCCGAAACCTACTTTCCCGGCAACGTGCGGCAGCTGCGCAACCTCGCGGAGCGGGTGGGCGTGATCGCGCGGCAGTTGCACGCCTGGGACCAGAACCTGATCCAGCGCGCGATCGCTCTCACGCGTGGCACGCCGGCACCGGCTGCATTGGCCACCGACCGCAACGGCAACGGTGTGGCACTCGATGCGAACGGCGATCGCAAGGGCTGGAACAGCGGCGAGCGCAACCGCATCATCGCGGCGCTCGAAATCAACGACTGGAAGCGCCAGGACACGGCGCAGCATCTGGGCATCAGCCGCAAGGTGCTGTGGGAAAAGATGCGCAAGTACCAGATCCTCGACGGCGAGCCCGGCATCCCCGAAACAGAATAA
- a CDS encoding TadG family pilus assembly protein, producing MNTTPTRPIRSPVRRLARGSIIINTAIALSLIVITLVGAELGYQFYLKRELQKTADLAALAGAQKLGQPGGTSACDSAELAARANAVKNFAGIVLTEAICGHWDPTKVTPVSTDCFAGTDDHFSPLAPPENAFRVRIKPPSSTLLPFFAGNRTICVQAVAAQRQPLASLTIRSTLLTVDPTQVSLLNAVFGGLLGGSLSLDIAGWRGLVNTNIKLLSFLDQLGIDLGIGAGKYDQVLETDVSVGVLIQAMINALQKSGATATAAIQALGLIQTAAEISPTVVKLGDLLGVQTGSDAAGLNLDLQLFQLLQGVVQVANGKNALVASVPLTVPGALSVTANIQVIEPPQISAVGDPRLAKLDPTGPNQIYVRTAQIRTLISVELPALNGVTSLLNAVTTLVSPVTTLLNNLLSFKLDLLSDVLGCVIACTKDVTDVDILPAPIRLDINLDAGGGESRVNNFSCPADAKTLSVQTSTAAAQLRIGKMGTSMADAKSKVFASNAPPAVAPVPVIDIGLLKCTRLLLGLIPVECDEAHRKAFYGGGLGLKADVPVAKSGASQTFVNPPDLADLEQETPFLPVTSLNIINSLTSTLDGLNMLSVITPTGSPNGGLQNVLTALTNTLGTVIGVLQDVVGGVLAPLLDPLVNTLIRDVLGANLAQTEVGGRLTCDGSAELVY from the coding sequence ATGAACACGACACCGACACGCCCCATTCGATCCCCCGTGCGACGGCTTGCGCGCGGGTCGATCATCATCAATACGGCCATCGCGCTAAGCCTCATCGTGATCACGCTTGTGGGCGCGGAACTGGGATACCAGTTCTACCTGAAGCGAGAGCTTCAGAAAACCGCAGACCTCGCCGCCCTTGCTGGAGCGCAGAAGCTGGGGCAGCCAGGGGGAACCAGTGCATGCGACTCTGCAGAGCTAGCCGCGCGCGCAAACGCAGTAAAGAACTTCGCGGGCATTGTTCTTACAGAAGCAATATGCGGGCACTGGGACCCGACGAAAGTCACGCCAGTCAGCACGGACTGCTTTGCTGGCACCGATGACCACTTTTCTCCCCTTGCCCCGCCAGAGAACGCATTTCGCGTGCGAATCAAGCCGCCGTCTTCTACTTTGCTTCCTTTCTTTGCAGGCAATCGGACGATATGTGTTCAAGCAGTTGCGGCTCAACGGCAGCCCCTAGCGTCACTGACGATACGCAGCACGCTGCTGACAGTCGACCCGACTCAGGTGTCCCTGTTGAATGCCGTCTTTGGCGGGCTGCTCGGCGGCTCGCTGTCGCTCGATATCGCGGGCTGGCGGGGGCTCGTCAACACCAACATCAAGCTGCTCAGCTTCCTCGACCAGCTCGGCATCGACCTGGGGATAGGGGCCGGGAAGTACGACCAGGTGCTGGAAACCGACGTCAGTGTCGGGGTATTGATCCAGGCCATGATCAACGCGCTGCAGAAAAGCGGGGCGACTGCCACTGCCGCCATCCAGGCACTGGGCTTGATACAGACGGCCGCGGAGATCTCGCCGACCGTCGTGAAGCTGGGCGATCTGCTCGGCGTCCAGACCGGATCGGATGCGGCGGGACTGAACCTCGATCTTCAGCTGTTCCAGCTGCTACAGGGCGTGGTCCAGGTAGCGAACGGCAAGAACGCACTGGTCGCTAGCGTCCCGCTCACGGTTCCCGGCGCGCTGTCAGTCACGGCGAACATCCAGGTCATCGAGCCTCCGCAGATTTCCGCCGTCGGCGATCCGAGGCTGGCCAAGCTCGATCCGACCGGGCCCAACCAGATCTACGTGCGCACCGCGCAGATCCGGACCTTGATCTCCGTGGAACTGCCGGCGTTGAACGGGGTAACTAGCCTGCTCAATGCCGTAACAACACTGGTGTCGCCGGTGACCACTCTTCTCAACAATCTGCTGAGCTTCAAGCTGGATCTTCTCAGCGACGTTCTGGGTTGCGTGATCGCCTGTACGAAGGATGTCACCGACGTGGACATCCTACCCGCCCCGATTCGTCTCGACATCAATCTCGATGCGGGCGGCGGCGAATCGCGCGTGAACAACTTCAGTTGCCCGGCGGACGCGAAGACCCTGTCGGTACAGACCTCTACCGCAGCCGCTCAACTGCGAATCGGCAAGATGGGGACCTCCATGGCCGATGCGAAGAGCAAGGTGTTCGCCTCGAACGCGCCACCTGCGGTTGCTCCCGTACCCGTGATCGACATCGGTTTACTCAAATGCACGCGCCTGCTGCTCGGACTGATCCCCGTCGAGTGCGACGAGGCGCATCGCAAGGCCTTCTACGGTGGCGGCCTGGGCCTCAAGGCCGACGTGCCAGTCGCCAAGTCCGGTGCATCGCAGACCTTCGTCAATCCGCCCGATCTTGCCGACCTTGAACAGGAAACACCCTTCCTCCCCGTCACTTCGCTGAACATCATCAATAGCCTGACTTCGACGCTCGACGGACTCAACATGCTGAGCGTCATCACGCCGACGGGCAGTCCCAACGGAGGACTGCAGAACGTGCTCACCGCCCTGACGAATACCCTGGGCACCGTTATCGGCGTCCTCCAGGACGTTGTCGGCGGCGTTCTCGCGCCGCTGCTCGACCCTCTCGTGAACACTTTGATCCGCGACGTGCTCGGTGCCAATCTCGCTCAGACGGAAGTCGGCGGGCGACTCACATGCGACGGGAGCGCGGAGCTTGTTTATTGA
- a CDS encoding TadE/TadG family type IV pilus assembly protein — MFVLNTQPRRPPHAGRRQRGIASIEFAFVFLLLFIAMYGVVTFGAVFYTQQAISRAAEDGARAARLLPQPPSLASVCQAVSNSLASSVVPPLTCPSSASDLTSVSLTGCSSTDASCAVTVTYRYGDNPILPLVSLFDTSWVPPKLQSRATVALKAS; from the coding sequence ATGTTCGTCCTCAACACCCAGCCGCGGCGCCCCCCCCATGCAGGCCGACGTCAACGCGGCATCGCCTCCATTGAGTTCGCTTTTGTCTTCTTGCTGCTGTTCATTGCGATGTACGGCGTGGTGACCTTCGGTGCAGTTTTTTATACGCAGCAAGCCATCTCGCGTGCGGCAGAGGATGGGGCTCGGGCGGCCAGGTTGCTGCCGCAACCGCCGTCGCTGGCCAGCGTGTGCCAAGCCGTTTCCAACTCGCTGGCAAGCTCGGTTGTGCCACCGCTCACCTGCCCAAGCAGCGCCTCAGACCTGACCTCCGTCTCGCTCACCGGATGCTCATCGACTGACGCAAGTTGCGCAGTGACCGTCACCTATCGCTACGGGGACAACCCCATCCTACCTTTGGTGTCGTTGTTCGATACCAGTTGGGTTCCGCCCAAGTTGCAAAGCCGCGCAACTGTGGCGCTCAAGGCTTCATGA
- a CDS encoding TadE/TadG family type IV pilus assembly protein has product MRTTHALPSPRCQRGVYVIEFAMVFLIFFTLLYAVICYGMLFAFRLGLQNAAEDGARAALQYQSNLGARVLRAQDVAKIRSEWMPQVKLPADVSICRVEGAAGVPLCPAVSCGPAWSQRCQVHVVVEAENLGSLLPPLPGFAVPDQIAGKASMLLELR; this is encoded by the coding sequence ATGCGGACGACCCATGCACTCCCTTCGCCGCGCTGCCAGCGCGGTGTGTATGTGATCGAGTTCGCCATGGTGTTCCTGATTTTTTTCACTCTCCTCTACGCGGTCATCTGCTACGGCATGCTGTTCGCGTTTCGGCTGGGGTTGCAGAACGCGGCGGAAGATGGGGCGCGGGCGGCGCTGCAGTACCAGAGCAATCTCGGCGCTCGCGTACTCCGCGCACAGGATGTCGCAAAAATTCGAAGCGAATGGATGCCTCAAGTGAAACTGCCGGCAGATGTTTCCATCTGCCGGGTAGAGGGCGCAGCGGGGGTTCCGCTGTGTCCAGCAGTCAGCTGTGGCCCCGCATGGAGCCAACGGTGCCAGGTCCACGTCGTCGTTGAAGCCGAGAACCTTGGATCGCTGTTGCCCCCCTTGCCGGGCTTTGCCGTTCCCGACCAGATCGCCGGCAAGGCAAGCATGCTGCTGGAACTGAGGTAA
- a CDS encoding DUF3613 domain-containing protein: MNNNELAHRFSTLPACALAAAFFFVTTAASAQTVSSNPAQGGTSSTTAPAADPAAAAAKPAMEAPAVVAEEEETYSLPLQVGDATSNLFAWQRSGEIASNTPRPIAGSVASRSYERYLKSFEHPIPEHMSSTVKTSTGGGSK; encoded by the coding sequence ATGAACAACAACGAGCTTGCCCACCGGTTCTCCACGCTGCCCGCCTGCGCGCTAGCCGCGGCCTTTTTCTTCGTGACGACGGCAGCCTCTGCGCAGACCGTCAGTTCAAATCCCGCGCAGGGCGGCACCAGCAGCACCACAGCACCGGCCGCGGATCCTGCCGCCGCCGCTGCGAAGCCGGCCATGGAGGCCCCGGCCGTTGTGGCAGAGGAAGAAGAAACCTACAGCCTCCCGCTTCAGGTTGGCGATGCGACGTCAAACCTTTTCGCTTGGCAGCGAAGCGGAGAGATCGCGTCGAATACACCCCGACCTATCGCGGGAAGTGTCGCCAGCCGCAGCTACGAGCGCTATCTGAAGAGCTTCGAGCATCCCATTCCAGAGCACATGAGTTCGACGGTCAAGACGTCGACCGGCGGCGGCAGCAAGTAA
- a CDS encoding tetratricopeptide repeat protein produces MKATFNPLVRVAWTSVTAGLVLAVSGCAATKDHYAAGEDAQQRQAFEAASEMKTGANIDTQATYLKVVGQMQQQGLWFASLAHIDALEQRWGITPDSTRVRADALRQTGQAEPAEAAYKRLLNTPQESAGYRGLGLLAGARGHYAEAVQLFKQAQRRTPTDALLLSDLGYASLRAGQLEEARLPLMQALQLQPDSKQAQANVALYLEATHQPEQATALMDANRMPEATRAAVRAAALQMRAAAGSSAASAPASATLQRDEPTAPLPLALKPTRWAGMGGVRTAAQLNPSASAADARLSPNPTSPRGTP; encoded by the coding sequence ATGAAAGCAACCTTCAATCCACTTGTACGCGTCGCATGGACCTCCGTGACCGCGGGGTTGGTTCTCGCAGTTTCCGGCTGTGCAGCCACCAAGGACCACTATGCCGCCGGCGAAGACGCCCAGCAGCGGCAAGCCTTCGAGGCCGCCAGCGAAATGAAGACTGGCGCCAATATCGACACTCAGGCGACCTATCTCAAGGTCGTCGGCCAGATGCAGCAACAGGGCCTGTGGTTCGCGTCGCTTGCGCACATCGACGCCCTGGAGCAGCGCTGGGGCATCACGCCCGACTCCACCCGTGTACGCGCCGACGCGCTGCGCCAGACTGGCCAAGCTGAGCCTGCCGAAGCCGCCTACAAACGCTTGCTGAACACGCCGCAGGAGAGCGCGGGCTACAGGGGGTTGGGCCTGCTAGCCGGTGCACGCGGCCACTACGCAGAGGCAGTGCAATTGTTCAAGCAGGCACAGCGCCGAACGCCGACGGATGCGTTGCTGCTGAGCGATCTGGGTTATGCGAGCCTGCGCGCCGGCCAGCTTGAGGAAGCACGGCTGCCCCTGATGCAGGCCCTGCAATTGCAGCCCGACAGCAAGCAGGCACAGGCCAACGTGGCGCTCTACCTCGAGGCCACGCATCAGCCCGAACAAGCCACGGCCCTGATGGATGCGAACCGCATGCCCGAAGCCACGCGCGCAGCCGTGCGCGCAGCTGCGTTGCAGATGCGCGCCGCCGCAGGCAGCTCGGCCGCCTCGGCCCCTGCGTCCGCAACGCTGCAGCGCGATGAGCCGACGGCACCCTTGCCGCTCGCACTCAAGCCCACCCGCTGGGCTGGAATGGGTGGCGTGCGCACCGCCGCCCAGTTGAACCCGTCCGCCTCGGCCGCAGACGCACGTCTTTCACCGAACCCGACTTCACCACGAGGGACACCATGA
- a CDS encoding type II secretion system F family protein — protein sequence MMLTTNVLTAISLGLLALGLLVAAGTLIASELRRARSGQAIGKAIHQGTVAAATGTTEVDTAFGGPYKPDVELPFHWLDSRLGRAFVADEDRNLIDQCGLPSQRAQLIFLVTRVLLAILLPLLAFAFWSGGHKQSTVILVLAVLFVIGFMGPKWVLGRIAAGRRTQVARELPLFVDLLKLLQGVGMSLDQGLQVMASDFSHVLRVLGHELTLANRQYAQGRTREHSLHRLATLHKNENLGSLVALLVQVDRHGGAVQEPLRAFSDRLREHRRSEMKERIGKITVKMTAVMVTTLLPALVIVTAGPGVMAIIRALGNVGK from the coding sequence ATGATGCTGACAACCAACGTATTGACGGCCATCAGCCTGGGGCTGCTGGCGCTCGGGCTGCTCGTGGCGGCCGGGACGTTGATTGCGTCGGAGCTGCGCCGTGCACGCAGCGGCCAGGCGATCGGCAAGGCGATTCACCAAGGCACAGTGGCTGCGGCCACGGGCACCACCGAAGTCGACACGGCGTTCGGAGGACCGTACAAGCCCGACGTCGAGTTGCCATTCCACTGGCTGGATTCGCGCCTCGGACGGGCCTTCGTTGCCGACGAAGACCGCAACCTTATTGATCAATGCGGGCTGCCTTCCCAGCGTGCTCAGTTGATATTTCTCGTCACGCGCGTGCTGCTGGCGATCTTGCTGCCCTTGCTGGCGTTTGCTTTCTGGAGCGGAGGGCACAAGCAAAGCACCGTCATCCTCGTGCTTGCCGTCCTCTTCGTGATCGGTTTCATGGGGCCGAAATGGGTGCTGGGCCGAATCGCCGCGGGTCGACGAACGCAAGTCGCTAGAGAACTGCCACTCTTCGTGGATCTCTTGAAGTTGCTGCAAGGCGTCGGGATGAGCCTGGACCAGGGTTTGCAGGTCATGGCGAGTGACTTCTCACATGTACTGCGCGTTCTGGGGCACGAATTGACGTTAGCCAATCGGCAATACGCCCAAGGCCGCACCCGAGAACATTCGCTGCACCGCCTCGCCACGCTGCATAAGAACGAAAACCTGGGCAGCCTAGTTGCACTGCTGGTGCAGGTCGACCGCCATGGCGGCGCGGTCCAGGAGCCGCTGCGGGCTTTCAGCGATCGCCTTCGCGAGCATCGTCGCTCGGAAATGAAGGAACGCATCGGAAAGATCACGGTAAAGATGACAGCGGTCATGGTCACCACGCTGCTTCCCGCACTGGTGATAGTGACGGCGGGCCCTGGTGTTATGGCCATCATTCGTGCTTTGGGGAACGTCGGTAAATGA
- a CDS encoding type II secretion system F family protein, with protein sequence MREVVLLGVAVAALLLAACGLFLWQWAKKRQTQLTVGRHLDQQIRAGTAASAPATFSAMPPAREAEPMGSGVSGLTTDPWLETEATAAAAARPKRWLDRALPGWLVGVVEARLLALGLVAIAALSLVAGLFGGWLAAFAALVLLALAGTFGVWLRLQKMRRKLVSQLPGYIDAMVRLITIGNSTQAAFQLAIGSTQEPLRGHLERSASLVRAGVDLDKALHQTATTVRVEEMFLLAAILGLGVRYGGRADLLLERVSNFMRDREQAEHELVAMSSETRLSAWILGLLPIAVCAFMIMKNPGYFLGMWNDDSGRMLVLTGVGLQALGGLLLYRLARIA encoded by the coding sequence GTGCGTGAGGTCGTGCTGCTCGGCGTTGCAGTGGCCGCGCTGCTGCTGGCGGCGTGCGGGCTGTTCCTGTGGCAATGGGCAAAGAAGCGCCAGACACAACTCACCGTGGGGCGGCATCTCGACCAACAGATCCGAGCGGGAACGGCCGCATCGGCACCAGCGACCTTCTCCGCGATGCCGCCCGCGCGGGAGGCCGAGCCGATGGGCAGCGGCGTCTCCGGCCTGACCACCGACCCCTGGCTCGAGACCGAGGCCACGGCCGCAGCGGCCGCTCGGCCCAAGCGCTGGCTTGACCGGGCGTTGCCCGGCTGGCTGGTGGGTGTGGTCGAAGCTAGATTGCTCGCTCTCGGCTTGGTCGCCATTGCGGCGCTATCGCTCGTCGCCGGCTTGTTCGGTGGCTGGCTCGCCGCGTTCGCCGCGCTGGTGCTGCTCGCGCTGGCCGGCACTTTCGGCGTCTGGCTTCGGTTGCAAAAGATGCGTCGCAAGCTGGTGAGCCAATTGCCCGGGTACATCGACGCCATGGTTCGCCTGATCACCATCGGCAATTCGACGCAGGCCGCCTTCCAGCTTGCCATCGGCAGCACGCAGGAGCCGCTGCGCGGCCATCTGGAACGCTCAGCCTCCTTGGTGCGTGCGGGCGTGGACCTGGACAAGGCACTGCACCAGACCGCCACCACCGTGCGCGTCGAGGAGATGTTTCTTCTGGCCGCGATCCTCGGGCTGGGCGTGCGCTACGGCGGACGCGCCGACCTGTTGCTCGAGCGCGTGAGCAACTTCATGCGCGATCGCGAACAAGCCGAGCACGAGCTGGTGGCGATGTCGTCGGAGACGCGGCTGTCGGCCTGGATTCTCGGTCTGCTTCCAATCGCGGTGTGCGCCTTCATGATCATGAAAAACCCCGGCTACTTCCTGGGGATGTGGAACGATGACAGCGGCCGGATGCTCGTCCTCACGGGCGTTGGACTTCAGGCATTGGGCGGCCTGCTGCTGTACCGGCTTGCGAGGATCGCATGA
- a CDS encoding CpaF family protein, with amino-acid sequence MSTDIEFADDDQAFINSQQFQDIKSWTHDHLLSRIEELGAEFGRWSRASIQQFVELEVDSFVRLRRVPINDREMQLISNALTKELAGFGPLEDLLNDPAVEDILINGYQNVYVSRHGMLERETLRFADSEHVMRIVRRILAPLGRRLDEANPMVDARLPDGGRINVIIEPLAIDGLSVSIRKFRKEPLTPADLVKLGTFDAGMAQLLEIAVRARCNVLVSGGTSSGKTSLLNALASFIPSRERVITIEDTAELSLSTSHVVRLESRPGGFDGTGVVSIRDLLRNSLRMRPDRIIVGEVRGAEVIEMLQAMNTGHEGSMGTIHASSPRECLYRLEMLAGFAGYQGSEVSLRRQIASAIDFIVQIGRMSNGQRRIISLSEVTGVNDNVVAMQELYRYEPVVSPDGEERDRWVSLGIAPHSPKITRFRQSLARSQQGEPRA; translated from the coding sequence ATGTCCACCGATATCGAATTTGCCGACGACGACCAGGCGTTCATCAACTCCCAGCAGTTCCAGGACATCAAGAGCTGGACGCACGATCATCTGCTGAGCCGCATCGAAGAGCTGGGTGCGGAGTTCGGCCGCTGGTCGCGTGCGTCGATCCAGCAGTTCGTCGAACTGGAGGTCGACAGCTTCGTACGCTTGCGCCGCGTGCCGATCAACGACCGCGAGATGCAGCTCATCTCCAATGCGCTGACCAAGGAACTGGCCGGCTTCGGCCCCCTTGAGGATCTGTTGAACGATCCGGCGGTCGAAGACATCCTGATCAACGGCTACCAGAACGTCTATGTGTCGCGCCACGGCATGCTGGAGCGCGAGACGCTGCGCTTTGCCGATTCCGAGCACGTGATGCGGATCGTGCGGCGCATCCTGGCTCCGCTGGGGCGCCGGCTTGACGAGGCCAACCCGATGGTCGATGCACGGTTGCCCGATGGCGGCCGAATCAACGTGATCATCGAACCGCTGGCGATTGACGGACTCTCCGTTTCGATCCGAAAGTTCCGCAAGGAGCCCCTGACTCCCGCAGACTTGGTGAAGCTTGGCACCTTCGATGCCGGCATGGCGCAGCTGCTCGAGATTGCCGTGCGCGCACGGTGCAACGTGCTCGTGAGCGGCGGCACCAGCTCGGGCAAGACATCGCTGCTCAACGCGCTGGCCAGCTTCATTCCCTCGCGCGAGCGCGTGATCACCATCGAAGACACGGCCGAACTCTCGCTGAGCACCAGCCACGTGGTGAGGCTCGAAAGCCGCCCCGGAGGCTTCGACGGTACAGGCGTGGTGTCGATTCGCGACCTGCTGCGCAACAGCCTGCGCATGCGACCCGACCGGATCATCGTGGGCGAGGTGCGCGGCGCGGAGGTCATCGAGATGCTGCAGGCCATGAACACTGGCCACGAAGGCTCGATGGGAACGATCCACGCCAGCTCGCCGCGTGAGTGCCTCTATCGCCTTGAAATGCTGGCGGGCTTTGCCGGCTATCAAGGCAGCGAAGTGAGCCTGCGACGCCAGATTGCCAGCGCCATCGACTTCATCGTGCAGATCGGACGGATGTCGAACGGTCAGCGCCGCATCATCTCGCTGAGCGAAGTGACGGGAGTGAACGACAACGTGGTGGCGATGCAGGAGCTGTATCGCTATGAGCCGGTTGTTTCGCCCGACGGCGAGGAGCGCGACCGCTGGGTGTCGCTGGGCATCGCGCCGCACTCGCCGAAGATCACGCGGTTCCGCCAGTCGCTCGCACGCTCGCAGCAGGGAGAGCCCCGTGCGTGA